aatcacttaactaataattttaacagataaaataaagaatttttaaaagagcaaaacgacatcgttttgttcaaaataaaatgatttttgcggcattttttttataaaaacgctgCAAAAGGTAAGAAATAAtggcattttttataaaaacgccacaaaattcattttatctAAAAAATTTCGCGCTgatttttccccaaatttccccCTAAAACCCCTAACTTTGCCCAAATTTCGCGCTgattttttcccaaatttctcGCTGATTATTTGTGTGTGTGTTTCATCTTGTTGTGTTCATTACCCAGATCCCTATCGCTTTTATTTCTGTTCCAGTTTTCCTCTTTATGTTCTAATTTTGGGTGTTATTTATTccatatagatttttaattataattttgatcatCTTCCAAAAGAGGGAACTCGTTTTGAAAACCCTAAGCGAAGGAAGAAATCAAGTGATTTGAGCCACCGCCTCTGTTCCGCCGCCAACCATAAAGGTTCTATCTCTCAACCATGAATGTATCTTGCTTACACAAAAAAATAAGCTTtacaaagtttaaaatttaaccgtgcaccttttctatttctttttgccATACTTACCAATATTTGCACTTTCAGGTCTCTATTCTTGCTGATGAGATCTTAAAGAAAGTGGAGTATAATGCCTTGAGGATTGTATTCAACAAGTTTCACTCAGTAGTTTCATTTGTGCCGACAGTCTCAACTGTATTATCACCTGAAGTGAGTAAATCTTTCAGATTGATAGttattttaaccctaattaGTTGCTACTCTGGTTATTCTCtgttattctttttaatttggtgtttatttGTATAGATTGTTGAAAGGGAATCTGAATCTGGGGGAAAACTTGGTGAACTAGACCCCTATGAAGTTGAGGGTGATGAGACAAAGGGTGAAATACTTCAAAATCTGGCTAAGTTCCAGTTCTCTTATGTAAGTCCCTGCTGTTTGAAAGAAATGTCCTTATTTCTTGTTATTCTGCGTGAAAGTCATACCATGTAGGCATGAACTATAAGACTAAATAAATGAaccctatttttcaaaattttgaatttaattgatacCCTAGGTCATTGAGAGTTGTTTTATGGTGACAAGATTAATACAAATAATTCCTATGGCACAAGCAGCCGATATTTTGTCCATGGCAAAATGCAGTAATAAGCTCCACTACTACCTGAAAGggaaaaaacatataaacagaGGGGATGCACTGGGAAGAAGAGGAAGCAAGGGACTAAGCATTTAGACGAACGGTTGGTGAACAGAAATAAGGTAGACACGATAACTGCAGATTCATCGTCAATACCAACACACAcctatatgatgatgatgatgatgatgatgatgatgatgttatTAGCCTTTGAAGCCCTCAGCCAACCGAACCCGAACTTAAGACTTTCACTTTCTAGTTCATGAATTACAGATATGATCCCCTTGCTTTGTTTGCCCTTTTGTTTGTTTAGGTAAGAAGACAGACATGTTTGTTAACCCATGTTTATTGTTCTACTGCCTTTAGGTCTCCGGGCACCAAGGCATTTTTTCTATTCgtaattacctttttttttttacttttgatattaaattaggttttttttaaattatttgtgagAAATAGTTTCTTTAAAgacaatattcaaataaaaaaattacctttcaAATCCGtcagttaaataaaattatttgtgagattaaataaataaatgtgctATAGTCTCTGTAATTTGCCATCTAAGCATTCTTGTATTTCCCCCAGGTCATGTTCAATGCGGTTTTGGAGAATGCTTGTAGTGAGCAAGGAGCAAGGATATCTGCTATGGATAGCTCAAGCAGAAATGTCGGCGACATGCTTGATCGCCTAACTCTTACATATAACAGGTCTTGTGCCTCCCTTGTTTTCATATACATTAACTT
This genomic stretch from Gossypium raimondii isolate GPD5lz chromosome 6, ASM2569854v1, whole genome shotgun sequence harbors:
- the LOC105771840 gene encoding ATP synthase subunit gamma, mitochondrial, coding for MMQNKIKLKEFKNGDGFYGGSSSLVFLPPNLVLVLEFLGKRTRVSILADEILKKVEYNALRIVFNKFHSVVSFVPTVSTVLSPEIVERESESGGKLGELDPYEVEGDETKGEILQNLAKFQFSYVSPCCLKEMSLFLVILRESHTM